From Primulina huaijiensis isolate GDHJ02 chromosome 15, ASM1229523v2, whole genome shotgun sequence, one genomic window encodes:
- the LOC140959093 gene encoding glucuronoxylan 4-O-methyltransferase 1 encodes MRPKTHNPPFSLKFLIICVILASFLLFILRSNFSSSPNQTPSPKIRKSTFFPKKSSRTNSITSNCSLACTKIPTSLAQVLIHYSTSTITPQQTLKEISITSRILDKKSPCNFLVFGLGHDSLMWHSLNYGGRTIFIEEDESWIEQIRRRFPVLEPYHVTYDSKVNQADDLMQVGKGPECVAVLDPKYSMCQLALKGLPSEVYDIEWDLIMVDAPTGYYDEAPGRMKAIYTAGMMARNRLDGLETHVLVHDVNREVEDNFSKAFLCEGYMKKQEGRLRHFVIPSHRDDLNKPFCP; translated from the coding sequence atgaggCCTAAAACCCACAACCCCCCTTTTAGTCTAAAATTTCTCATAATTTGTGTTATTCTTGCTTCTTTCCTTCTCTTTATTCTGAGATCAAATTTCTCATCATCTCCCAACCAAACTCCGTCACCCAAAATTCGTAAGTCCACTTTCTTCCCCAAAAAATCTTCCAGAACCAACTCAATAACCTCGAATTGCTCGCTCGCTTGCACCAAAATTCCAACATCCTTAGCCCAAGTCCTAATCCATTACTCAACCTCAACCATCACTCCTCAACAAACACTCAAAGAAATATCCATTACATCAAGAATCCTAGACAAGAAGTCCCCTTGCAACTTCCTCGTATTTGGACTAGGCCATGACAGCCTCATGTGGCACTCACTCAACTACGGCGGACGTACCATCTTCATCGAAGAAGATGAGTCGTGGATAGAACAAATCAGAAGAAGATTTCCCGTGTTAGAACCTTATCATGTTACATACGATAGTAAAGTAAATCAAGCAGATGATTTAATGCAAGTGGGAAAAGGGCCTGAATGTGTTGCAGTTCTAGATCCTAAGTACTCAATGTGTCAACTAGCTTTAAAGGGGCTGCCTTCTGAAGTTTATGATATAGAATGGGACTTGATCATGGTGGATGCACCAACAGGATATTACGACGAAGCTCCAGGGAGAATGAAAGCCATATACACTGCCGGAATGATGGCCCGAAACCGCCTGGACGGTCTGGAGACTCATGTTCTTGTGCATGATGTGAATAGGGAGGTGGAGGATAACTTCTCTAAAGCTTTTCTGTGTGAGGGTTATATGAAGAAACAAGAAGGGAGATTGAGACATTTTGTTATCCCAAGTCACAGGGATGATTTGAACAAACCATTTTGCCCTTAA
- the LOC140960050 gene encoding ras-related protein RABD1-like, whose protein sequence is MSNEYDYLFKLLLIGDSSVGKSCLLLRFADDSYVDSYISTIGVDFKIRTIELDGKTIKLQIWDTAGQERFRTITSSYYRGAHGIIIVYDVTEMESFNNVKQWLNEIDRYANDSVCKLLVGNKCDLVESKVVDTATAKAFADELGIPFLETSAKDAINVEQAFLTMAGEIKKKMGNQPTADKKSTGRVQIKGQPIEQNSNCCA, encoded by the exons ATGAGCAACGAATA CGATTATTTGTTCAAGCTTCTTTTAATCGGTGACTCCTCGGTCGGCAAGTCTTGTCTTCTTCTCAGATTCGCT GATGATTCGTACGTGGACAGCTACATTAGTACCATTGGAGTTGATTTT AAAATCAGGACAATCGAGTTGGATGGAAAGACTATCAAACTGCAAATT TGGGATACTGCAGGCCAGGAGCGGTTTCGGACTATTACTAGCAGTTACTATCGAGGAGCTCATGGGATCATT ATTGTGTATGATGTGACTGAGATGGAGAGCTTCAACAATGTTAAGCAGTGGCTTAATGAGATTGATAGATATGCAAATGATAGTGTTTGCAAGCTTTTGGTTGGCAACAAATGCGATTTAGTCGAGAGCAAAGTTGTGGACACTGCAACAGCAAAG GCATTCGCGGATGAGCTTGGGATTCCTTTCCTTGAGACGAGTGCAAAAGATGCTATTAATGTGGAGCAAGCTTTCTTGACTATGGCCggtgaaatcaagaaaaa AATGGGAAACCAGCCAACCGCAGACAAGAAATCGACAGGCAGAGTTCAGATAAAGGGTCAACCAATTGAGCAGAATAGTAATTGTTGTGCTTAA